Proteins encoded within one genomic window of Paramisgurnus dabryanus chromosome 13, PD_genome_1.1, whole genome shotgun sequence:
- the LOC135728319 gene encoding phthioceranic/hydroxyphthioceranic acid synthase-like, translating to MMDDDADIAVVGIGCHFPGGEGLENFWQVLLHGKNCAVQIPTERFDLSQWYDSDDSKAGKTYTAKAALIDGLNEFDHKFFGITDAESTNMDPQHKLLLQCTYRALEDAGVPMEKASGTNTGVFLGLMNRDFELASMKNSPKHIDHTYSTGTAMSIAANRISYIFNFTGPSLSIDCACSSSLVALHFACQAIKQGDCEMAVCAGVTCILEPTTFVALSKAKMISPEGTSKPFNRKADGYGRGEGCGVVLLKPLRKALQDHDCVWGIISKTAVNQDGHTVSPITKPSMVQQEELLRKIYSTDTDLTSVQYVEAHGTGTPVGDPIEAGSISKVIARARPHESGPLLIGSVKSNIGHTESAAGVAGLIKILLMMKHETFVPSVFYSEENSSIDTKSLNLRIPTTTEKWVSSHNAVRSAGVNNFGFGGTNAHAIIRQYVQSKKPRAQISKTHQFFVLSAASEKSIKNVIEDTAKQISDGTISDLQSLLFTSACRRSHLKHKYRKVFQTSSLTDLKETLTAALQKKVEPSKTDSKLVFVFCGNGVTYRGMCRHLLNKESVFREVIMKIETLMQNYTNFNLIGKLESESEDFSDPKIVQALLFAIQVAIASLLKHWGVSPDVVLGHSIGEVAAAHCSGLLSLEDAVKIIHYRSLLQSTVTGGKMLAVSNMAVSEILKVLPSYSGKVCLAAYNSPQSCTLSGDADDIDRLHQNLSNSARGKDLFLRILDVPAAYHSHKMDPIVSRVKDNIGLLQGHSLVAELFSTVTGESQCSSDFTTGEYWARNIREPVAFEQAVRSAAKNKRNVIFVEIGPKRSLQRYITETLGNDITVLPSVQPEKDHETALATVFKLFEHGVKVDWEMFYKGFETEPIPYPRYQFDNVKKVIAPNLQLAGPSSNHPVITQHSTDSSVFSCDLSSDSVAFLQDHKHNGVAILPGAFYAELGLAAFMEFAKPKVPLSSLQLSITFQNPFVFTQNAPDLKVQLDPLDNSPEKICKFKIQSTSAVYASGTVEAKLGRMPEEESISLDCIFRRSRNLVTAERFYKHLSNTGFEYGPVFRNEADVYCGEEFKECISVVRVPDELLPHLHDYYLHPVVLDYVMQLILTTTIHDLSSRPQFPTQIGSLTVFEPLQEEMVVYLKAVHVEEDGFEICGCLSNKQGKVLVELRNVQIRKLGSRSRVVEEYFYHNSFSIISEDATFDTSIKALVFTDEVGISKGLQKYLHTASKYISSSLSNTLLECGVESVLSKLSISNVKKEFQEILFIWGDADLTSCKSEIILESMAACCENFKRIIAYLKEVLFPGAIRVITHRSSEGLVDHISPGFVMLGMTRACAAELSELSFQLIDMDSVSSKDIRALVQVLNAYPCSKYPELVLHDGKIQKPEITRTPLPNMETHKQSIHMLHNEIGFLQTSDPYEMTNISAIQVDNSIEPISGKNIEVQLSKICVHSSDYFPVSTSDFTYGHTMYWNKHTTQNHKLLALDYSGIVTAVGKDVRKLKVGDHTVCCYPVAASSKVVLPAAVCYKTKQLSFLKDNPCVSFMVLAWEILHKVLPKARQRKLGIFSTVPDSSLIKVLTATAQRSGWDVKVSTQANQLAFDFNEVEGAVLIPPYDKEIIETVNNVTVIKDVVLVYDNQPNLPVDPKTFRVSNEVHIHYLFMSRIMQQWYLQVQMPQIYHWLKSVHLDRKSLALDTTTFQRVKSQDIDLLYVNESKSYFTCQILPIITLNNDAKNKLSEIPVLPKQSLFQKGSVYIVTGGLTGLGFETVKFIAQKGGGNIVIFSRSNPNPQLQQEIQNISNNHDSVIKCLQCDVSLSEQVQQTIVHIGKLFPSTPIKGVFHSAVVLHDGLIESLDKSLFEKVMRPKVNGVINLHNATKHCNLDYFVCYSSISAFIGNASQTNYAAANSFMDSFCQYRRNIGLQGQSINWGALNLGLLFNKVHLQKFLEARGIMLMETPEIHESLEQCLLINKPQQAVCKFDFKSYQNNVLTQNKSLKMRLFKLIDEAISKDKVNLSGPEQSTPSSPQGYIRSMISETIGVDLDELNDDVHLVDLGVDSMLAMTLQNLIFIDKAVNVPLVTLLDPNSTLLTLIKILEGNSVGDYKSTDEQISTYL from the exons TTTAAATGAGTTTGACCACAAGTTCTTTGGCATCACTGATGCTGAATCAACGAACATGGACCCTCAGCACAAACTTTTGCTGCAGTGCACCTACAGAGCACTAGAGGATGCTGGGGTACCAATGGAAAAGGCCAGTGGAACAAACACAGGAGTGTTTTTGG GCCTAATGAACAGGGACTTTGAGTTGGCCTCAATGAAAAACAGCCCAAAACACATAGACCACACCTACAGTACTGGTACAGCGATGAGCATAGCTGCCAACCGCATCTCCTATATATTCAACTTTACTGGTCCCTCACTCTCCATTGACTGTGCCTGCTCCTCATCACTTGTTGCCCTTCACTTTGCTTGTCAAGCCATAAAACAAG GTGACTGTGAAATGGCTGTGTGTGCGGGGGTGACTTGTATACTAGAGCCTACAACCTTTGTGGCTCTCTCCAAGGCAAAGATGATCTCCCCTGAAGGCACCAGTAAACCTTTCAATAGGAAAGCAGATGGATATGGCAGAGGCGAAGGCTGTGGTGTTGTTCTGCTGAAGCCTTTGAGAAAG GCTCTCCAAGACCATGATTGTGTTTGGGGCATCATTAGCAAAACAGCAGTAAATCAAGATGGCCACACTGTTAGCCCAATCACCAAACCATCTATGGTCCAGCAGGAGGAGCTACTTAGAAAAATCTACTCAACAGACACTGACCTGACTAGTGTACAGTACGTTGAGGCTCATGGGACAGGGACTCCAGTTGGAGATCCAATAGAGGCAGGAAGTATTTCAAAAGTCATTGCCAGAGCAAGACCTCATGAATCTGGACCACTCCTCATTGGTTCTGTTAAGAGTAACATTGGACACACAGAATCTGCAGCAGGTGTTGCCGGGCTTATAAAGATTCTTTTGATGATGAAGCATGAAACCTTTGTACCATCAGTGTTCTACTCAGAAGAAAACTCCAGCATAGACACTAAATCTCTCAATCTAAGAATCCCCACTACAACAGAGAAATGGGTCAGTAGTCATAATGCAGTGAGAAGTGCTGGAGTCAATAATTTTGGGTTCGGTGGAACAAATGCACATGCAATTATCAGACAGTATGTTCAGTCAAAAAAACCAAGAGCTCAGATCAGTAAAACACATCAGTTCTTTGTGCTCTCTGCAGCCTCAGAAAAGtccattaaaaatgtaattgaagATACTGCAAAGCAGATTAGTGATGGAACAATTTCAGATCTACAATCTTTACTGTTCACATCTGCTTGTAGAAGAAGTCACTTGAAACACAAGTACAGGAAAGTATTTCAGACATCATCTTTGACAGACCTGAAAGAGACACTTACTGCTGCTCTACAGAAAAAGGTTGAACCATCAAAGACAGACTCCAAGTTAGTTTTTGTGTTTTGTGGAAATGGTGTAACTTACCGAGGTATGTGCAGACACCTTCTAAACAAGGAGTCTGTTTTCAGGGAAGTCATCATGAAGATTGAAACTCTAATGCAAAActatacaaatttcaacttaaTAGGGAAGTTGGAAAGTGAATCTGAAGATTTCTCTGACCCAAAGATTGTCCAAGCTCTTCTGTTTGCTATTCAAGTTGCTATCGCCAGCCTTCTGAAGCACTGGGGTGTCAGTCCTGATGTTGTTCTTGGGCACTCCATTGGAGAGGTCGCTGCAGCTCATTGTTCTGGTTTGTTGTCACTTGAAGATGCAGTAAAGATCATCCACTATCGCAGTTTATTGCAAAGCACTGTGACAGGAGGAAAGATGCTGGCTGTCAGTAATATGGCTGTGTCTGAAATCTTGAAAGTCCTTCCATCTTATTCAGGAAAGGTTTGTCTGGCTGCTTACAACAGTCCACAGTCCTGCACTCTCTCAGGAGATGCAGATGATATTGACAGATTGCATCAAAATTTGAGCAACTCAGCCAGAGGAAAAGATCTTTTTCTACGAATTCTGGATGTACCTGCCGCATATCATAGCCACAAGATGGATCCCATTGTATCCAGAGTGAAAGATAATATAGGCTTATTACAGGGACACAGTCTGGTGGCAGAATTGTTTTCAACAGTGACAGGTGAAAGTCAGTGCTCCTCAGATTTTACTACTGGTGAATACTGGGCGAGAAATATCAGAGAGCCAGTTGCATTTGAACAAGCGGtgaggtcagcagctaaaaACAAAAGGAATGTGATCTTTGTTGAGATTGGCCCAAAAAGATCTTTGCAGAGGTACATCACAGAGACTTTGGGAAATGACATCACTGTGCTTCCCTCAGTGCAGCCAGAAAAAGACCATGAGACAGCCCTAGCTACTGTATTTAAATTGTTTGAACATGGAGTAAAAGTGGACTGGGAAATGTTCTACAAAGGTTTTGAGACTGAACCAATTCCCTACCCAAGGTATCAGTTTGATAATGTGAAGAAAGTCATTGCACCAAATTTGCAATTGGCTGGTCCCTCAAGCAACCACCCAGTAATTACACAACACAGTACAGACAGTTCTGTGTTTAGCTGTGATCTGTCATCTGACTCAGTAGCCTTCCTGCAAGACCACAAACATAATGGTGTTGCCATCCTCCCAGGAGCATTTTATGCTGAGTTGGGCCTAGCAGCTTTTATGGAATTTGCAAAACCAAAGGTTCCACTAAGTTCTCTGCAGCTTAGCATCACATTCCAGAATCCTTTTGTTTTCACCCAAAATGCTCCAGACCTGAAAGTGCAACTGGATCCATTAGACAATTCACCAGAGAAAATATGCAAGTTCAAAATACAGTCTACTTCTGCAGTATATGCAAGTGGAACAGTAGAAGCAAAGTTAGGTAGAATGCCTGAAGAAGAATCAATTTCTTTGGACTGTATATTCAGAAGATCTAGAAATCTTGTGACAGCTGAAAGGTTCTACAAACATCTCAGTAATACAGGATTTGAGTATGGCCCTGTCTTCAGAAATGAGGCAGATGTTTATTGTGGGGAAGAGTTTAAAGAATGTATATCTGTTGTGAGGGTTCCAGATGAATTACTGCCTCACTTACATGACTATTACCTTCACCCTGTTGTCCTAGATTATGTCATGCAACTTATTCTTACAACTACGATTCATGATCTTTCATCAAGACCTCAATTTCCTACACAAATAGGTAGCTTGACTGTATTTGAACCACTGCAAGAGGAGATGGTTGTGTATCTGAAAGCAGTACATGTGGAAGAAGATGGTTTTGAAATTTGTGGCTGCTTAAGCAACAAACAGGGTAAGGTTTTGGTTGAGCTCAGGAATGTGCAGATCAGAAAGCTAGGCAGTCGCAGTCGGGTAGTTGAAGAATACTTCTACCACAACAGCTTTAGTATCATCTCTGAAGATGCCACATTTGATACATCAATCAAGGCACTGGTCTTTACTGATGAAGTAGGAATTTCTAAAGGTTTGCAAAAATACTTGCACACAGCATCTAAATATATAAGTTCCTCACTAAGCAACACACTACTGGAATGTGGAGTTGAATCTGTTTTGTCAAAACTGAGCATTTCAAATGTAAAGAAAGAGTTTCAggaaattttgtttatttggggTGATGCAGATCTAACCTCTTGCAAATCAGAGATAATCTTGGAGAGCATGGCAGCGTGTTGTGAGAATTTCAAAAGGATCATTGCATATCTTAAAGAAGTTCTTTTCCCAGGTGCTATCAGAGTAATAACCCACAGGTCCTCTGAAGGCCTAGTGGACCACATCAGTCCTGGGTTTGTAATGTTGGGCATGACAAGAGCATGTGCAGCTGAGCTGTCAGAACTCTCCTTTCAGTTGATTGACATGGACTCTGTCTCCTCTAAAGACATCAGAGCATTGGTTCAGGTCCTCAATGCATACCCCTGTAGCAAATATCCAGAGCTGGTGTTGCATGATGGTAAGATTCAGAAACCTGAAATCACCCGCACACCGTTGCCAAACATGGAAACACATAAACAAAGCATTCATATGTTGCATAATGAAATCGGGTTCTTGCAAACATCTGATCCATATGAAATGACAAATATATCAGCAATTCAAGTGGATAATTCCATTGAACCAATTTCTGGAAAAAATATTGAGGTTCAATTAAGTAAAATTTGTGTGCATTCATCAGACTATTTTCCAGTCAGCACCTCTGACTTCACTTATGGCCACACAATGTATTGGAACAAACACACAACCCAAAACCATAAGCTTTTAGCTCTTGATTACAGTGGAATTGTTACAGCTGTGGGAAAAGATGTAAGGAAACTGAAAGTTGGGGACCATACTGTGTGTTGTTATCCTGTTGCTGCAAGCTCCAAAGTTGTTCTTCCAGCAGCTGTTTGCTATAAAACAAAGCAACTTTCATTCCTGAAGGACAACCCCTGTGTCTCCTTTATGGTACTGGCCTGGGAGATCTTGCATAAGGTTTTACCCAAAGCCAGACAAAGGAAACTGGGGATTTTCTCAACTGTTCCTGACTCATCTCTGATAAAGGTGTTAACAGCTACTGCACAGAGATCAGGTTGGGATGTCAAAGTAAGCACACAGGCAAACCAGCTAGCATTTGATTTCAATGAGGTTGAAGGAGCCGTCCTCATTCCTCCATATGATAAGGAGATAATTGAAACAGTTAACAATGTCACTGTCATCAAAGATGTTGTtcttgtttatgacaaccagccAAATCTACCAGTAGATCCAAAAACtttcagagtttcaaatgaAGTCCACATTCATTATCTCTTCATGTCCCGAATAATGCAGCAATGGTATTTGCAGGTACAGATGCCACAAATCTACCACTGGCTGAAATCTGTGCATTTGGACAGAAAGTCCTTGGCTTTGgacacaacaacatttcaaagaGTGAAATCTCAAGACATtgatcttctgtatgtgaatgaaTCTAAATCATACTTCACATGCCAGATTCTGCCCATTATAACACTGAATAATGATGCTAAGAACAAACTGTCAGAGATTCCGGTGTTGCCCAAACAAAGTCTTTTCCAGAAAGGATCTGTCTATATTGTCACAGGTGGCCTTACAGGGCTGGGATTTGAGACAGTGAAGTTCATTGCTCAGAAAGGAGGAGGGAACATTGTCATTTTTTCTAGGAGTAATCCGAACCCTCAGCTTCAGCAAGAGATACAGAATATCAGTAATAATCATGATTCTGTCATTAAGTGTCTACAGTGTGATGTTTCCCTATCAGAGCAAGTACAACAGACAATTGTTCATATTGGAAAACTTTTTCCATCCACTCCAATCAAAGGAGTCTTTCACAGTGCAGTTGTCCTCCATGATGGGCTCATTGAAAGTCTTGACAAATCTCTTTTTGAGAAAGTTATGAGACCAAAAGTAAATGGAGTGATTAACCTTCACAATGCtactaaacattgcaatctggaTTACTTTGTGTGCTATTCCTCCATCTCTGCCTTTATTGGCAATGCATCACAGACAAACTATGCAGCTGCTAATTCATTCATGGACTCTTTCTGCCAGTACCGCAGAAATATTGGACTTCAAGGACAGTCAATCAACTGGGGGGCTTTGAATCTTGGCCTTCTGTTTAACAAAGTGCATCTCCAAAAATTTCTGGAGGCAAGAGGAATCATGCTTATGGAGACTCCAGAAATTCATGAAAGTCTTGAGCAATGTCTTTTGATCAACAAGCCTCAACAAGCTGTATgcaaatttgattttaaaagcTACCAGAATAACGTCCTCACTCAAAACAAGTCATTGAAAATGCGGCTGTTCAAACTAATAGATGAAGCCATTAGTAAAGATAAAGTGAACTTATCTGGACCTGAGCAATCCACACCATCCTCTCCGCAAGGGTATATAAGGTCGATGATCAGTGAAACAATTGGTGTTGACTTGGATGAGCTGAATGATGATGTTCATCTTGTCGATTTGGGTGTTGATTCAATGCTAGCAATGACACTGCAGAATCTTATCTTCATTGATAAAGCTGTTAATGTCCCTCTGGTCACTCTACTGGATCCAAACAGCACACTGTTAACTCTCATCAAAATCCTGGAGGGGAATTCTGTAGGAGACTATAAGAGCACAGATGAACAAATATCAACATACCTTTAA